A region from the Brassica napus cultivar Da-Ae unplaced genomic scaffold, Da-Ae ScsIHWf_1204;HRSCAF=1723, whole genome shotgun sequence genome encodes:
- the LOC125596401 gene encoding uncharacterized protein LOC125596401 encodes MLSFRIPSIRTQPTAFAAKITDTTKTVAQLKSAATPTPHSTVTCGYQAHVAGFFRNITVLWSKNLMNHSLTVMVSSLDNDMNYCCKIDLVKPWQFWSKRGSKSFDVEGNFVEVFWDLRAAKLSGNGSPEPMSDYYVAIVSDEEVVLLLGDLKHKAYKRTKSRPALVEGYIYFKKESIFGKKTFSTRARFDEQRKEHEVVVESSHGGDDPEMWISVDGIVIMHVKNLQWKFRGNQMVLVDKTHVMVYYDVHDWLFGSSESTASSGLFVFKPVAVGGMVDEYFSDAEEGDSGGGSSPLSRYNSASSGYGTLNDFCLFLYAWKVV; translated from the coding sequence ATGTTATCTTTTCGAATCCCATCTATCCGAACCCAACCTACGGCGTTTGCAGCTAAAATAACAGACACCACAAAGACCGTGGCACAACTCAAATCAGCTGCAACCCCCACGCCTCATAGCACAGTCACGTGCGGTTATCAAGCTCACGTGGCGGGTTTCTTTCGAAACATAACTGTTTTATGGTCCAAGAATCTCATGAACCATTCCCTTACCGTCATGGTCTCGAGTTTAGACAATGACATGAACTATTGCTGCAAGATTGATCTCGTGAAGCCATGGCAGTTCTGGAGCAAGAGAGGATCAAAGTCATTCGACGTAGAAGGAAACTTTGTGGAAGTCTTCTGGGATCTAAGGGCGGCGAAGTTGTCAGGAAACGGTAGCCCCGAGCCGATGTCAGATTATTACGTGGCAATAGTTTCTGATGAAGAGGTTGTTTTGTTATTGGGAGATTTAAAGCACAAGGCTTACAAGCGGACTAAGTCAAGACCCGCGTTGGTCGAAGGGTATATATATTTCAAGAAAGAGAGCATATTTGGGAAGAAAACTTTTTCAACTCGAGCAAGATTCGACGAGCAGAGAAAAGAACATGAAGTGGTGGTGGAGAGCTCACACGGTGGAGATGATCCAGAGATGTGGATAAGCGTGGACGGGATCGTGATCATGCACGTGAAGAATCTGCAGTGGAAGTTTAGGGGGAACCAGATGGTGTTGGTGGACAAAACTCATGTGATGGTGTACTACGATGTGCATGATTGGTTGTTTGGAAGTTCAGAGTCGACGGCAAGTTCAGGGTTGTTTGTGTTTAAGCCTGTGGCGGTTGGAGGGATGGTAGATGAGTATTTTAGCGATGCGGAGGAAGGAGACAGCGGAGGAGGGAGTAGTCCTTTGAGTCGATACAACTCGGCATCAAGTGGTTATGGGACATTAAATgacttttgtttgtttctgtaTGCTTGGAAAGTTGTGTGA